The following proteins are encoded in a genomic region of Streptomyces sp. NBC_01723:
- a CDS encoding WD40 repeat domain-containing protein, with the protein MRRPLALLAAALLAGAFAVPASAADGVAGSEGFTIKDPRITESSGLAASRLHPGVYWTHNDQDNGPYLYAVDGATGETVARVALSGVGKPRDVEAIAVGPGNRIFVGDIGDNLGGTWPYVWIYELPEPKELKDQTVKATQYVVKYADGARDAESMAVHPQTGRVYLIDKNEDGGHLYEGPAKLSASGTNVFRPTVPVDLWATDAAFSPDGKSLAVRGYLGGIWYDWNGGKIQRKDRISVPLGQGESVTYTTDGVKLLLGMEGASSPVKAQDAPGAGDGAGGGGSDASGGGGDGWGVPGGDTFKVGAAGLVVACLALFGLRRLFRRR; encoded by the coding sequence ATGCGCCGACCCCTCGCCCTCCTCGCCGCGGCCCTCCTCGCGGGCGCGTTCGCCGTGCCCGCCTCCGCAGCCGACGGCGTTGCCGGGAGCGAGGGGTTCACGATCAAGGACCCGCGCATCACCGAGTCCAGCGGCCTCGCCGCCTCCCGCCTCCACCCGGGCGTCTACTGGACGCACAACGACCAGGACAACGGGCCCTACCTGTACGCCGTCGACGGCGCCACCGGCGAGACCGTCGCCCGCGTCGCCCTCTCCGGCGTCGGCAAGCCCCGCGACGTCGAGGCGATCGCGGTCGGGCCGGGCAACAGGATCTTCGTCGGCGACATCGGGGACAACCTCGGCGGCACCTGGCCGTACGTGTGGATCTACGAGCTGCCCGAGCCGAAGGAACTGAAGGACCAGACCGTCAAGGCGACGCAGTACGTCGTGAAGTACGCGGACGGCGCCCGGGACGCGGAGTCGATGGCCGTCCACCCGCAGACCGGGCGGGTCTACCTCATCGACAAGAACGAGGACGGCGGGCACCTCTACGAGGGCCCGGCGAAGCTCTCCGCCTCCGGCACCAACGTCTTCAGGCCCACCGTCCCCGTCGACCTCTGGGCCACCGACGCCGCGTTCTCCCCGGACGGGAAGTCGCTCGCTGTGCGCGGCTACCTCGGGGGCATCTGGTACGACTGGAACGGCGGGAAGATCCAGCGCAAGGACCGGATCAGCGTGCCCCTCGGGCAGGGCGAGTCCGTCACCTACACCACCGACGGCGTGAAGCTGCTGCTGGGCATGGAGGGCGCGAGCAGCCCGGTCAAGGCCCAGGACGCGCCCGGCGCGGGTGACGGGGCGGGCGGGGGCGGCTCCGACGCCTCGGGCGGGGGCGGCGACGGGTGGGGTGTCCCGGGCGGGGACACGTTCAAGGTCGGGGCGGCCGGGCTGGTCGTCGCGTGCCTCGCGCTGTTCGGGCTACGACGGCTGTTCCGGCGGCGCTGA
- a CDS encoding GDSL-type esterase/lipase family protein: MLRFMFVGDSMTIGSAGEHTWRYRLWQHLCASYGRPFTCVGPRETLHDQVTDAPTSYAYAEPGFPRAHLAGWGEGWHHMTPLIAETVREYRADVLLVSLGLIDLGFYTNAEQTADNARAFVAEARSANPRVRMAVMPVLHNIRVDADPTFAGQVHRFNELLAKTVAELDEPRSSLLLVPPPAEYEFHADTYDGTHPNESGEHRIAAAFAEAMDEGWGLGGPYSAAA, from the coding sequence ATGCTCAGGTTCATGTTCGTCGGTGACTCCATGACGATCGGAAGCGCCGGCGAACACACGTGGCGCTACCGGCTGTGGCAGCACCTGTGCGCCTCGTACGGCCGCCCCTTCACCTGCGTCGGCCCGCGCGAGACGCTGCACGACCAGGTGACGGACGCCCCCACCTCGTACGCCTACGCCGAACCCGGCTTCCCGCGCGCCCACCTGGCCGGCTGGGGCGAGGGCTGGCACCACATGACACCGCTGATCGCCGAGACGGTACGGGAGTACCGCGCGGACGTGCTCCTGGTCTCCCTGGGCCTCATCGACCTCGGCTTCTACACGAACGCGGAGCAGACCGCCGACAACGCCCGCGCCTTCGTCGCCGAGGCCCGCTCGGCCAACCCGCGCGTGCGCATGGCCGTGATGCCGGTGCTGCACAACATCCGGGTGGACGCGGACCCCACCTTCGCCGGGCAGGTCCACCGCTTCAACGAACTCCTCGCCAAGACCGTCGCCGAACTCGACGAGCCGCGCTCCTCCCTGCTGCTCGTCCCGCCGCCCGCGGAGTACGAGTTCCACGCGGACACGTACGACGGCACCCACCCGAACGAGAGCGGCGAGCACCGGATCGCGGCGGCGTTCGCCGAGGCGATGGACGAGGGGTGGGGACTCGGCGGGCCCTACTCGGCCGCCGCGTAG
- a CDS encoding sensor histidine kinase: MTSVEEGRPRALLAGASRWWVRLLPWAVAFVLSVALLPTTIVVLTADYGLGGGLASALAVAQAAPLLLAVAHPLRAWYVIFAADVAGALALLTVDFEARLLWPFPPMGIVGYIGLCLALGLRERRRTLLLVWLATAAANVGLGFAAPHGFGAKGLLLTILGGVALLLGGVLRERHEVQRRLAEQETISEAERGRRTLLEERARIARELHDVVAHHMSVITVQADTAEYRLATLPPDVREEFTSIAATARESLGEMRRLLGVLRNEEAHGELVPQPGLPQIAQLVEATARTVGPVEFTPCDAEVPEAVGLSAYRIVQEALANVVRHAPGAATRVSLSVSEPVADGGGRLTVLVVNGPPPEPPAAPLEVGGTGHGLVGMRERVRIIGGTLDVGPLPDGGFRIAARLPLTEEDFT, from the coding sequence ATGACCTCAGTCGAGGAGGGTCGCCCTCGCGCGCTGCTCGCGGGGGCTTCGCGGTGGTGGGTACGGCTGCTGCCGTGGGCCGTGGCGTTCGTGCTGTCCGTCGCCCTGCTGCCCACCACCATCGTGGTCCTCACCGCCGACTACGGTCTGGGCGGCGGCCTCGCGAGCGCGCTGGCCGTCGCACAGGCGGCGCCGCTGCTGCTCGCCGTCGCACACCCGCTGCGGGCCTGGTACGTGATCTTCGCCGCGGACGTGGCCGGGGCGCTGGCCCTGCTCACCGTCGACTTCGAAGCGCGCCTGCTGTGGCCGTTCCCGCCCATGGGGATCGTCGGGTACATCGGCCTGTGCCTCGCCCTGGGCCTGCGCGAGCGGCGCCGGACGCTGCTGCTGGTGTGGCTGGCGACGGCGGCCGCCAACGTCGGCCTGGGCTTCGCGGCACCCCACGGCTTCGGCGCCAAGGGCCTGTTGCTCACCATCCTCGGCGGCGTCGCGCTCCTGCTGGGCGGTGTGCTGCGCGAGCGGCACGAGGTGCAGCGCAGGCTGGCCGAGCAGGAGACGATCAGCGAGGCCGAGCGGGGGCGGCGGACGCTGCTGGAGGAACGTGCCCGCATCGCGCGCGAGCTGCACGACGTGGTGGCGCACCACATGTCCGTCATCACGGTGCAGGCGGACACCGCGGAGTACCGCCTCGCGACGCTGCCGCCGGACGTGCGGGAGGAGTTCACCTCCATCGCGGCGACCGCGCGGGAGTCGCTCGGCGAGATGCGGCGGCTCCTCGGCGTGCTGCGCAACGAGGAGGCACACGGCGAGCTGGTGCCCCAGCCGGGCCTCCCGCAGATCGCGCAGCTGGTGGAGGCGACGGCGAGGACCGTCGGGCCGGTGGAGTTCACCCCCTGCGACGCCGAGGTGCCGGAGGCGGTGGGCCTCTCGGCGTACCGGATCGTCCAGGAGGCCCTCGCGAACGTCGTACGGCACGCGCCGGGTGCCGCGACGCGGGTGTCGCTGTCGGTGTCGGAGCCGGTCGCGGACGGCGGCGGCCGGCTCACCGTCCTGGTCGTCAACGGGCCGCCGCCGGAGCCGCCCGCCGCGCCGCTCGAGGTGGGCGGCACCGGGCACGGCCTGGTCGGCATGCGCGAGCGGGTACGCATCATCGGCGGCACCCTCGACGTGGGGCCGCTGCCGGACGGCGGGTTCCGGATCGCCGCCCGACTCCCTTTGACCGAAGAGGACTTCACATGA
- a CDS encoding response regulator, which translates to MTTRVMIVDDQAMVRAGFAALLAAQADIDVVGEAPDGAQGVELSRRTRPDVVLMDVRMPEMDGLEAARRLLSPPPGVTHRPRVLMLTTFDVDDYVYEALRAGASGFLLKDAPPADLIAAVRVVASGDALLAPSVTRRLIADFARQRPAARGKPALRLKALTERETEVLTLVARGRSNTEIAQTLVLAEQTVKTHVSRVLTKLDLRDRAQAVVFAYESGLVAPGE; encoded by the coding sequence ATGACCACGCGCGTCATGATCGTCGACGACCAGGCCATGGTGCGGGCCGGTTTCGCCGCGCTGCTGGCCGCACAGGCCGACATCGACGTGGTGGGCGAGGCGCCCGACGGCGCACAGGGCGTCGAGCTGAGCCGGCGCACCCGGCCCGACGTCGTGCTGATGGACGTCCGCATGCCCGAGATGGACGGCCTGGAGGCCGCACGCCGCCTCCTGTCGCCCCCGCCGGGCGTCACCCACCGGCCGCGCGTCCTGATGCTGACCACCTTCGACGTCGACGACTACGTGTACGAGGCGCTGCGGGCGGGCGCGAGCGGCTTCCTGCTGAAGGACGCGCCGCCCGCCGACCTCATCGCGGCGGTACGCGTCGTGGCCTCGGGCGACGCGCTGCTCGCCCCCTCGGTGACGCGCCGCCTGATCGCGGACTTCGCCCGGCAGCGCCCCGCCGCCCGGGGCAAGCCCGCGCTGCGCCTGAAGGCCCTCACGGAACGCGAGACCGAGGTCCTCACCCTGGTGGCCCGCGGCCGGTCCAACACGGAGATCGCCCAGACGCTGGTACTGGCCGAGCAGACCGTGAAGACCCACGTGAGCCGCGTCCTCACCAAGCTCGACCTGCGCGACCGCGCCCAGGCGGTGGTCTTCGCATACGAATCGGGGCTGGTGGCGCCGGGCGAGTGA
- a CDS encoding ABC transporter ATP-binding protein, with protein sequence MRLRGGKRQKADDRPEAPAGTPGPAVELRGVRRQYGRGAGTVHALAGIDLALPRSTFTAVMGPSGSGKSTFLQCAAGLDRPSAGSVRLGGTEITGMSENELTELRRSRLGFVFQAFNLLPSLTVEQNVLLPLRLAGHRQDRRRAAAVLAQVGLADKARRRPGELSGGQQQRVAVARALVTTPDVVFADEPTGALDTGTATEVLGLLRHAVDTLGATVVMVTHDPAAAAWADRVLFLADGGFAGSLERGSAERIAARMAALTARTDVMAGVAA encoded by the coding sequence ATGAGGCTACGCGGCGGCAAGCGGCAGAAGGCGGACGACCGGCCGGAGGCCCCGGCCGGGACGCCCGGACCGGCCGTCGAACTGCGCGGTGTCCGGCGGCAGTACGGGCGGGGCGCGGGCACCGTGCACGCGCTCGCGGGCATCGACCTCGCCCTCCCGCGCTCCACGTTCACCGCGGTCATGGGGCCGTCCGGGTCCGGCAAGTCCACCTTCCTCCAGTGCGCGGCCGGCCTTGACCGGCCGTCGGCGGGGTCCGTGCGCCTCGGCGGTACGGAGATCACCGGCATGAGCGAGAACGAGCTGACCGAACTGCGCCGCAGCCGACTCGGCTTCGTCTTCCAGGCGTTCAACCTGCTGCCGTCGCTGACCGTGGAGCAGAACGTCCTGCTCCCCCTGCGCCTCGCCGGGCACCGCCAGGACCGGCGCCGCGCGGCCGCCGTACTCGCCCAGGTCGGGCTGGCCGACAAGGCACGGCGCCGCCCCGGCGAACTCTCCGGCGGTCAGCAGCAGCGCGTGGCCGTCGCCCGCGCCCTGGTCACCACCCCCGACGTGGTCTTCGCCGACGAGCCCACCGGCGCCCTCGACACCGGCACCGCCACCGAGGTCCTCGGCCTGCTCCGGCACGCGGTGGACACCCTCGGCGCCACCGTCGTCATGGTCACCCACGACCCGGCCGCGGCCGCCTGGGCCGACCGCGTGCTCTTCCTCGCCGACGGCGGGTTCGCCGGCAGCCTGGAGCGCGGTTCGGCGGAGCGGATCGCGGCACGCATGGCGGCGCTCACCGCCCGTACGGACGTGATGGCGGGGGTGGCGGCATGA